A window of Serinus canaria isolate serCan28SL12 chromosome 27, serCan2020, whole genome shotgun sequence genomic DNA:
GACTTATGGGAGCTTCTGTGGGAGTGTTTTCTGGAGTTGTGTGGGAGCTGTTTCTGTCCCTCCTGGAAGCTCCTGGTCattttcaggagcagcaggagaactTCAGGACTCTTGTCAatcattcccatcccagctgcctccctctCCAACTGAACTGGAAATGCTGAGTGGATTTATTGACTCCCAGCTCTCTGATATGGATATTAGGAATCTCTGAGCTTTGGAGGTCACTGTCCCTCAAGGAGGGCAGCCTTACCTTGCTgattcctggagctgctctgtggctgttcATCATTGAGAAACCTGAATGAAATGTGCAGCTAAAATTGCATTGAAATGTGTGCACTCACTCCCTGAATTCctggagggaagggcagaggggtGGCCCAAAGGATTCTGGATAGATGTCAGGTccttgggaatgctgcaggTGGAGGTATCAAAGCTGTGAGCAGGTGCCAAGGGGAGGAGCAAAGCAAGCTCAGAAGGTAAAGGAGGAGCACTCAGTGAGGTTGCACTGGCCAAAGACAGACCAATTTAttaatgataatatttttacattcatAAATAGTAAAGGCAGCTTATACAAAGGAAGGGTTCCCCTTCACCCTCAGTTCTGggccagcccaggagctgtgctgcccagggaggtgcagggcaaggcaggaggGTCAGGAACTGTCAGAACACCAAGGGtgcacaaaggcagcagcagagcagactgCTCTGGGTGTCTGGCCTCTCCTCAGGCAGGGagtgctgccttccctggctcTCAGGGGTGTTGGGAGGGCTGGCATTAGCCATGCAGGGGACAGTCATCAGGGGAAATCAGGCTTTCAGTCAATATACAGAATTTTTTCTACAGGCTACCATGCTGGCAGGATTGGCAATGCTCTGTATTCAGCAGCTGAAACATCAATCTGAAGCAGTGGAAAGAGACTTTTTCTGTGTGGGTACACTGTACTGCTCCTTGTCTAACTGGGAACGTGGTGGAGctgctaattaaaaaattaaacacctCCTAATCAGGATGCAGTACCCATTAGAAACATTTACTCTTGAGGAAAACCTGCCAGTTGAGTCAAGTTGCATGTGCTGCACTGGACTGCAGAGAGAGCTGCCTTTTCAGCACATCTGAATTCCCCTCAAACATGCAAATATCTGTGGAGTTTAAGTCTGAATTCCTATAGTAAGATCTATGTGTGGTTTAGGATACTTTGTATAGCATTTTTTAATCACACCTCCACCAGGTTCTTCTCTTGCCTCAGACAGTTCTCTAGCCAAGCCCAGGATGGGCACActccagagcctggcagctctTCAAATATCCTGAGAATGTTTGGTGAAGAGctttttcagtttggaaaagcCACACCAGCACACTGAGCTGTGTCTCAGGCCTTGCTGCTCCCACAATCCTGGACGAGGCACTGGCTTtcagctgtgccccagagcagggcaatCAAGCTCCTCTGTGGTTCCCCTCAATGCCTTTGGGCCATGGGCTGCAGGATCCTGGCCAAGGCCTCCACCTCCCCTGCTCAGAGGGCCTGGGTAGCAGCAACTCCTGGCATGGGCAAGgaggtggcagggcaggagcaggcaggtcCAAGACAATGAGTATTCCTCAAGGAAGGCACAAGGTCTGTGACCACTGTCCTGCAGCCATCCTGGCACGGCCTGAGTGGCCTTTCAgagtgagctgctctgctcagagctggaagcaggTCATGCAGAGGTTCAGGATGTGTAcaggagggacagaggcagcagcagcatggtaACATTCTCAtcatttctctcatttttcttaatgaaagaAGCCCTGGTGGGACAGCATCCCTCCCTCTGCAATGGGGGGATTGTGACAGGTTTGATACATCTGGAGGCTCCAATCACCTGAGATCTCTGACAGCTGAGCAACTGCCCCATCCTGACACAAGAGGAGTTTTACCACAAGCACACAAGAGCCCTGAGTGCTGCCAGGTGATTTCTGAGCACTCCTCTgaccagagcagggctgcagagctctgtgctgccctgaccAAACACCGACCACCAACCACCCATCCCTGCactcagtgctcccagcagtgctggtagctgcagcctttgctgtagagctgtgcagggaagctGCCAAGCTCTGGCAGGTAGGAGCCATTGTCCCCCAGGTGGGACAGGGGCAGCGTGTCCTCCTCGCCGAGCTCCAGCTCCGCCTTCAGCCGCGGCTGCTCGGGGAAGGCCATGGAGAACAGAGCCTCAGGCTCACACACAAACTTGTACACATATCGCTCCCCAGCCACCTGCAGGGGGGAGAGGAGGCCAGGTGAGTGCTGcaggcccagggccagcaccagGGGAGGCTTGCACAAACATCTGCCTGCCCTGAGATGTGGCAGAGCTGTTCCTTTCTCCTCGGAGCAAAGGCTGCCAGGAACTCAGAAGGGAGCAAGGGATTTATCTTTCACCTGCTTTGTCCCTGTCCCactcccttttctctccctgcacagtGTGTCTGAGAAAGCCAGCCAGCTCAGGTGCATGGCATGTGAGCAGCCAGAGTGCTGCTGTAACAGGAGTTTGGGGAAggcttccctgctctcctcctgctgctctgacctCCCCTGGAACAGCTCCTGTGGGGGAATGTGTCCCCTCTTGATGGAGTCACCTAAttatcctttgtctccttaaaaaggaaaaaagcccagaagtttctctcctcaatttggTAAAAAGACACCTCCGAGGTGTCTTTGTCCCCAAATAGGACCTTGGGGACTTCACCTCAGACCTAAGGATACCCAACTGGACAGAGGCCAAAAGGTCCTGCCTGAGcaattcactagaaaaagaagagaacaaaagaagTAAGAGCCTCTTGCCCCTGGCTCaggttttctctgtaaagagcttTGTGATTTTGCCTGTTgttaaaatttttctgtttccagcactacctcagaagccatcctgctgattttgtATCATTTGAGGTAGCTGGGCTATCTTGGGTGTGCTATGTTTCTCTAGAGCTCACAAGACCTGGCTTGAGGAGCAAACATGtccctcctgggagctggggtgcTGCCAGCTGACACTCTCTGCCCAGgtaacagcagcagcccctctcagcctgctcccagccacacTCCCAATTCTCTCTCCagggccctggctgtgccacacaCCACCCCTACCACACAGCACCAAGTTCCAGGCAGCCTTTCCCTCACCAGAGGAAGGACTGATCCTACCTCCTTGAAGCTGCATAGATTCAAACTCTCCTGACTGCAGaatatacagaaaaaagaaaaacccaaattccccctttgttttatttctcatgctTTGCCTGCATTCAGCTCCTCCACTGAACTACAGCAGAGAGGCTTTGGGGAGAGCCTGGGATGCTGGGCCAGTTTGTTTGGAGTTTGTTTTCATGGACAGGAGGAACTGCTGGGGGATGTTCCTGGAGCTTTactgcagcatcagcctcatGACATGGCTGAGACAGTAAGAAGATGGCCAAGCTCATgtacagccagcagcagctgaagatttCTTTGTTACAGAGCCTTTTAAAACCTTTCTAGCCAAGATCATATTGCTAAAGCTCACAGACAATTCTAGCCCATCACTAAAAGCACACACACCCTTGTTTCACTCAGtgcttgctgctctgctttctaaCAACACACAACACTCCTTTATTAAGCTTAAAACCTTCTACTATCTTGCTAATCATATTTCCTGCAGTCTAAAGGTCTATCTTGGCCAAGCCAAAAACTCAAGCTATTGTTTAATGTCCTTGCTTGCTCTACCTTAGGAACCTTTTCTACTTTCTGACCTTGCAGGCTCAGCTAGCTCGGAGTTTTCTGTCCTTCCTGTTCCTAAGGCCAGCTTTTACAGCTTTCTAAAAATCTTACCTTTCCTATTTCCCACAGCTAGCTCAAGGACTGTCTGGGGCTTCTTGTCTCAAAcaagaggagcagcactgcaagcACCAAGCTCCTCCTGCTTTGCCCACTCACCTTCTGCATGATGCCCTTCTCGTAGTAGTAGCGCAGCGAGCGGCTCAGCTTGTCATAGTTCATGGCTGGACGGTTCTTCTGGATCCCCCAGAGCCTGGCCACCTGCAAACAGCACCAGAGGGCAATGCCTGGgagcccagctgcctcagcttgCAAGAGTTATTAAATCTACATGAATAGATttattctattgccatctgtcagagctggggcaggtaTCTGCTGTGCATTGGGCAGTTTTgtttatctctcccacagccaatcctccctccaggagatctttTCCTCCAGGAGCCCTCTTCCTCCAGGAGCCCTCTTCCTCCAGGAGCCCTTTTCTAGGGCTGCTTTTTCCTATGTTACACTTAATTTCCAAGGTTCCATGTTTATCAGGAGAGCAGGCATGAGGGAGCACACTGGAAGAGACCTGTGCCTTCCTACTCCTTCTGGATcccccagagcctggccagCTGCAAACAGCACCAGAGGGCAATGCCTGGgagcccagctgcctcagcttgCAAGAGTTATTAAATCTACATACATAGATGTTACACCTAATTTCCAAGGTTCCCTGTTTATCATGAGACCAAGCATGAGGGAACATTCTGGAAGAGACCTGTGCCTTCCAACTacatgattttaaattttatcaCAAGTCTGTTGTAAGCCAATGTCAACTCATCTCTAAAAGTGCCCATAAATGTTGATTTGTAGCAAGGACCCTGCTAGTGCAGCTCTCAGGGGAACAAGATGTGAACAGATACAATGGACACTTCTCCCAGACACTGTCAAGTATCACTGGAGCTTTTTGGAACATGGCAGCATTTGAAATTACACTCCAgtgcaaataattttgaaataaagacagaCTAGGACATATCTTATGAAAACTTCTGCAATCAGTAGGGCTCAAAACTCCAAACCTCAATGTCAGCCTCAAGTATGGAGCATGACAAGAGCACAGGCCACTGCAAGCTGAGAGTGAGGTATGCAGGGAAATGAAGGCTGGGGGTGATTTGACTCACTGCATAGCTGAGGTTATAAACTTACACACTTTTTTGAACCTGATATTTGTGCCACTCAAGTATTTTGACCTCTTCTAAAAACCCTGGTTTGGTGCAGGGTCTAGTGCcactggcagggcagaggaaaagCCCCTTGGGAATGTGCAGCCCCAGAAAGAAAGGGTGATTCCCCTGAGCCTGTAGAGAACCCCAATGGTTTCACCTCCTCTGGCTCAATGAGCTTGAACTCCATTCCTCTCCCAGTCCAGGCAATGAAGTGGGAATTGGTGGGGTTGTCCAAGAGAGCCACCAGGaactgccagagctgcagcgaGCCCCGTCGCTGGTAGGGGggtccttccctgcagcctccaccTTCCTGCTTGATGTCTCCTGCTGAGAAGGACAGACAAGACATCTCTAAGGAGAACAGGAAAcaacagggaaaagagaagaaaatagcaGCACATTTCACTGTTTCAAAATGTTTGCCTGGAATATTTCAGTTCACATAAAACAGTGGCAAATTCACAAGCAACTCTTCCAAGAGCAGCTCTGATATAAATCACAATTAAGCTGCTTATGCTTGAAGGCCTGGGTGCTGCTAAGAAAGCtcaaaaaatgagcaaaatgcCAAAAAGCTGGGTGCAAACACACCTGCAGGAACCAGGGTAATGAACCATGCAGGTACTAGGCAAGGGGCTGGCTAAGGTGATGGGTAACCCTGTCTTACACCAAAACTCCAAGCCTTTCTTTCTCCAACCTTCAAATTTCTCTGGAACAACACAGACATCATCAGTGAAGGCTCTCATCTGCTTGTCATAGCTGCAGCCTGAAAGAGAAAGCAACAGCAGCAgttgcaggcaggcagggcaggagcagagggggcaggagaagaggcagctcctgcatcTCTCACCTGATGCATCCTCTGTGTGTGGGTGGCCTGGGTAACTCTCAGCACTTATGTACATGGAAGGGCAGTCAGGAACATCTGCAGAACAATTCACACATTAACAAAGccatttgtttaaaaagcagGGGTGGCAGAATTCTCTTGCTCTGCAAGGGTGGGCAGGTGAGTGCAGCTCCAAGCTCTTGGAGCCCTGCTGAGGGTGAGTGGCAGACTGCTAACTACAGCTTCATTTGTATTATCATTTTAATCATGAATTAGAGCAGTAGGGTTTTGTGGCATCATCCTTCAGAGCAGCCAGAATATCCAGCCAATCACCTCCACATCACTTCTATGCAAAATCATGTATAAATCAATATTCAAAATCAATTTGAACCTCTCTCTCCTCTTAGTTTAAGATAATTACacactttgctgctgcttgccCAGGTAAGAAGGCATTACATTTCTCCAGGGGTGCTGTGATGATGAaaatggagagcag
This region includes:
- the ETV4 gene encoding ETS translocation variant 4 isoform X5; protein product: MKGYLDQQVPFTFPQVSGGSAGRGSGPAALPRGSALSRSSLSEQPPGPALPAGRAALGAASIPGEPAVPPEQDSEELFQDLRQLQETWLTEAQVPDSDEQFVPDFHSENLAFHSPPAKIKKEPQSPSGLSCSHEQPLQHNSKQCLYASSAYQPPLEMCHSFPASQEDPTAYQCQLPKPCLQFPLQGFKQEQQDPQLEAAEQAGSRQQLPAAVLVKQEQLDYLYDPDVPDCPSMYISAESYPGHPHTEDASGCSYDKQMRAFTDDVCVVPEKFEGWRKKGLEFWSGDIKQEGGGCREGPPYQRRGSLQLWQFLVALLDNPTNSHFIAWTGRGMEFKLIEPEEVARLWGIQKNRPAMNYDKLSRSLRYYYEKGIMQKVAGERYVYKFVCEPEALFSMAFPEQPRLKAELELGEEDTLPLSHLGDNGSYLPELGSFPAQLYSKGCSYQHCWEH